One genomic segment of Petrotoga sp. 9PW.55.5.1 includes these proteins:
- a CDS encoding ROK family protein has product MKKASLSSLKVNNALLIFESLRNNGPMSRANIARETHLMPSTVSYITSLLLEKRVLKEKGSEEVSRVGKKGVLLDINYEDFLFLGYDVGSAYSRVIVSNGKGDIQYSKRFESKKNDSLLKQIYENIQTVNKKFNIKGIGMAFPGYVNPEKGMVVRAHNLDISNFDVKKVMKKEFNLPAYVDHNTIMMARNLISNNSHKEKDFCIINIGPGIGVGIVNDGKILRGYSNAAGELGHITINSDGRKCNCGKKGCLETESSSKAIVKTYEELSGENLNCEGNCDSSIVYKLAEDGNKKAIKAFERAGYYLGIGIASLVNILNPEKVYIAGGVSYGWKYLKSSVEKSYKENIFYANKDVKLELPSIGEYITALGASTFAFEKYIKEELISRKL; this is encoded by the coding sequence ATGAAAAAAGCGTCCTTGTCTTCTTTGAAAGTAAATAATGCCTTATTGATTTTTGAATCATTAAGAAATAACGGACCCATGAGCCGAGCGAATATTGCTAGAGAAACTCATCTTATGCCTTCAACTGTGAGTTATATAACTAGCTTACTTTTAGAAAAAAGGGTTTTAAAAGAAAAGGGAAGTGAAGAAGTATCCAGAGTCGGTAAAAAAGGAGTTTTGCTAGATATTAACTACGAAGATTTTTTATTTCTTGGCTATGATGTAGGCTCTGCCTACTCTAGGGTAATTGTTTCAAATGGGAAAGGAGATATACAGTATTCTAAAAGGTTTGAATCGAAGAAGAATGATTCATTATTGAAGCAAATTTATGAAAATATTCAAACCGTTAATAAAAAATTTAATATAAAAGGTATAGGTATGGCTTTCCCTGGCTATGTGAATCCAGAAAAAGGGATGGTTGTTAGAGCCCATAATTTAGATATTTCAAACTTTGATGTAAAAAAAGTAATGAAAAAAGAATTTAATCTTCCTGCCTATGTTGATCATAATACTATAATGATGGCAAGAAATTTAATTTCTAATAATTCTCACAAAGAAAAAGATTTTTGTATTATTAATATTGGTCCTGGAATTGGTGTAGGTATAGTTAATGATGGGAAAATATTGAGAGGTTATAGTAATGCGGCTGGAGAGTTGGGACATATAACTATTAACTCCGATGGAAGGAAATGTAATTGTGGGAAAAAAGGTTGTTTAGAAACAGAAAGCTCAAGTAAAGCTATAGTGAAAACTTATGAAGAGTTATCTGGAGAAAATTTAAATTGTGAAGGAAATTGTGATTCAAGTATTGTGTATAAACTAGCAGAAGACGGCAATAAAAAAGCTATAAAAGCTTTTGAAAGAGCAGGGTACTATTTGGGGATAGGAATTGCTTCGTTAGTAAATATTTTAAATCCAGAAAAAGTTTATATTGCCGGGGGAGTATCTTATGGTTGGAAATACTTAAAAAGTTCTGTTGAAAAGAGTTATAAAGAAAATATATTTTATGCGAACAAGGATGTAAAATTAGAACTACCATCCATCGGTGAATATATAACGGCTTTAGGAGCTTCAACCTTTGCTTTTGAAAAATATATAAAAGAAGAGTTAATTTCGAGAAAGTTGTGA
- a CDS encoding tagaturonate epimerase family protein produces the protein MFTKLPKKCVSLGLGDRIGLATGGHGKVAKKYDFFPVFAQQSIRELNFTGRTFPDVRKDVLNALVDINYVGNSGFDGDHLKSDKEIQYALDSGITMLTLDCSEYMNRESSLKERILDLFYNKSFFVDDMPVEFYNKEEIEKIVSTYSGVIERAISVWNDFSKVNKKEVSFEISIDETDIPSDEKTHFLISKCLYDEGITIDTLAPRFPGEFQKGIDYIGDVEVFKKSLKRHYKIAKYFGYRLSVHSGSDKFSIYPYIGEITQGNYHLKTSGTSYLEAVKLVAEKDQEFFKKIWKTCLEKREEMDRYYHLSCDPLSVPTDLKPSEYLNNPNARQTLHVSYMFVLNPEYDFRNKFYEILTNYQSEYQEHVSNHIEKHVKELKIEKNKE, from the coding sequence ATGTTTACTAAATTACCAAAAAAATGTGTTTCTCTAGGATTAGGTGACAGAATAGGTTTGGCAACTGGTGGCCATGGAAAAGTCGCTAAGAAGTATGATTTCTTTCCAGTTTTTGCCCAACAAAGTATAAGAGAGTTAAATTTTACAGGAAGAACTTTCCCTGATGTAAGAAAAGATGTCTTAAATGCTCTTGTTGATATAAACTACGTTGGAAATAGTGGATTTGATGGTGATCATTTAAAAAGCGACAAAGAGATTCAATATGCCTTAGATTCTGGGATAACTATGTTAACTCTGGATTGTTCAGAATATATGAATAGAGAGTCTTCTCTAAAAGAACGAATATTAGACTTGTTTTACAACAAGTCATTTTTTGTTGATGATATGCCTGTTGAATTTTACAATAAAGAAGAGATAGAAAAGATTGTTTCCACTTACTCTGGAGTAATAGAAAGGGCCATAAGTGTTTGGAATGATTTCTCCAAAGTTAATAAAAAAGAGGTTTCTTTTGAGATTTCTATTGATGAAACCGATATTCCCTCTGATGAGAAAACACATTTTCTAATTTCCAAATGTTTGTATGATGAGGGAATTACGATAGATACCCTAGCTCCTAGATTTCCAGGAGAGTTTCAAAAAGGAATAGATTATATAGGAGATGTTGAAGTATTCAAAAAATCTTTGAAAAGACATTATAAAATTGCTAAGTATTTCGGTTATAGGCTTTCAGTACATTCTGGTAGTGACAAGTTTTCTATTTATCCATATATAGGAGAAATCACTCAAGGGAACTATCATCTAAAAACATCGGGAACAAGTTATCTTGAAGCGGTTAAACTCGTAGCTGAAAAAGATCAAGAATTTTTTAAAAAGATTTGGAAAACTTGTCTTGAAAAAAGAGAAGAAATGGATAGATATTATCATCTCTCTTGTGATCCTTTGTCAGTACCAACAGATTTAAAACCGAGTGAATATTTAAATAACCCTAATGCTAGGCAAACCCTACATGTTTCTTATATGTTTGTGTTGAATCCTGAATACGATTTTAGAAATAAATTCTACGAAATCTTGACTAATTATCAATCTGAGTATCAGGAACATGTATCAAATCACATTGAAAAACATGTTAAAGAGTTGAAAATCGAAAAAAACAAGGAATAA